The following nucleotide sequence is from Austwickia chelonae.
AGACCGTGGCGATCTGTATCTCGTAGTCCGCTGTGGCGGCGAGCGGCCCGGGAGCGATGTCCTTGATCGCGCGGACGACGTCCGGCATCGAGGCAGCACCGGTCGTGCGCAGCAGCAGGGTCCGTGCTGCCGGGACGATCTCGACGACACCGTCGACCGGATGGCTACGCAGCCCTGCCAGGTAGGCGAGAGCCTCTGCGTTGTCACCGAATTCAAGGATAAATGCGTCGACTCCGCTGGGTAGGACCCGCATCAGGAGGTGCTTCCGGCGAAGGATGTGACCTGAATACCGGCGTTGTCGAGCGCGGCACGGACAGCGCGAGCCAGGTCAACGGCGCCGGGGCTGTCACCGTGCACGCACAGGGAGTCCGGGTGAAGCCGCACGGTGCTGCCGTCGACGGCATCGACGACGCCGGAGGTGACCATGCGGACGGCGCGGGCTGCGACCACGGTGGGATTGCGCAGGACGGCTCGGGGATCTTTGCGCGGGACCAAAGTTCCTTCGGGGGTGTAGGCCCGGTCGCAGAAGGCTTCGGTGGCCGTGGGTAGGCCTGCTCGGTCCGCCAGTTCACCGGCCAGCGATCCTGGCAGCCCCAGCAGGATGAGAGGTGTCCCTGCGTCGGCGAGTCCGCGTAACGCGTCGACGACGGCCTGGGCTTGACCACGGTGATGAGCGATCGTGTTGTACAGCGCGCCGTGTGGTTTGCAGTAGGCGACGCGCACGCCTTCAGCGGCGGCGACGGCCTGGAGCGCACCGATCTGGTAGCGGATCTCGGCGGACAGTTCTTCGGGCTCGACGTCGACGAAGCGTCGTCCGAAGCCGGCGAGGTCACGGTAGGAGACATGGGCACCGACGGTGAGTCCGTGCTCGGCGGCGAGGCGGATGGTCCGGGTCATCACGAACGGGTCTCCGGCGTGAAATCCGCAGGCCACGTTCATGCTGGAGAGCACGGGAGCCAGCTCGGCGTCATCGCCCAGGCTCCATCGGGAAAAAGACTCTCCCACATCGGCATTGAGGTCAATCCGCATGGGCCCATCCAATCACCGACAGCGGCAGGAAAAATTTCCGGGCTGCCCTTCACAGCTTCCCCGACTGCTCTACGGTGGCGGACGTCCGCCCTTTCCCTTCACCCTCAGGAGGCCACCATGTGGGTCCTGCTCGCCGTCGTCGTCGTGGTCGTCGGTTTCGCGCTGAGGATCAACAGCCTGCTGGTGGTCACGGTGGCCGGTATCGTCGCGGGTCTCCTCGGCCGGTTGAGCCCGATGCAGATCCTGGACACCTTCGGTCAAGGTTTCGCCAGCAGTCGCAGTGTCACCGTTTTCGTGGTGACCCTGCCGGTCATCGGCTTGATCGAACGGTACGGTCTGCAGTTCCAGGCGCGGGCACTGATCGGCCGGTTGACGAAGCTGTCCGTCGGCCGCTTGCTGATGTTGTACATGTTGATCCGGCAGATCACGGCGGCGATGGGCCTGGTCAGTATCGGTGGGCCCGCGCAGAGTGTGCGTCCGCTGCTGTACCCGATGGCCGAGGGCGCTGCCGAACGTGAGCACCCTCGCCTGACCGAGCGGATGCGCGAGAAGATCAAGGCCTTCTCGGCGAGTTCCGACACCGTGGGCCTGTTCTTCGGCGAGGACATCTTCATCGCGATCGGGTCGTTGTTGTTGATCACCGGTTTCGTCGACTCCACCTACGGGCTGTCCCTCGAACCGATCGATCTGGCCAAGTGGGCCGTACCCACAGGGATCGCGGCCTTCCTGATCCACGGCGGTCGGCTGCTGTGGCTCGATCGGACATTACGCAGGATGTCCGCCGAGGAGAACGAGCCGAGGCCTGCTGGCGCCGAGGCCGCGGCGACCGCCGCCCCGGAGGTCATCCGATGATCCAGGTCGAATGGTTGTACTGGCTGGTCGGGGCGTTCTTCGTCGTGCTCGGCGGGCAGGCTGCGATGGATCACAGCGTTCCCCGGCGGCATCTGTCCGGGCTGTTCTGGATCTTGCTGGGCCTGGGTTTCTGGTACTCGACCTTCGTGGTGGCCAAGACCGCTCCGGCGTGGGTCCTCGGGGTGATCGTCATCTCGATGGCGGTCTTGGCCGGGATGGGGCTGCCCCACAAGGGCGCCGACAATTCGACCACCGACGAGGAACGGAAGGTGTTCGCGCGGAGGTTCGGGAACAAGCTCTTCCTTCCTGCGCTGACGATCCCGTTCGTCACGGCGATCTTCGCGACCGTACTGATCGACACCCGGATCGGTGGCCGACTGCTCCTGGAGAAGGGGTCGGCCACCATCATCGGCCTGACCATCGCGAGTCTGGCCGCCTTGGCCGTGGCCGCAGTCCTGCTGCGTCCTAAGTCTCCGGCGGTTCCGCTGCACGAGGGGCGACGCCTGCTGGGGCACATCGGCTGGACGGCGGTGCTGCCGCAGATGTTGGCGACCTTGGGGGTGCTCTTCCAGGTGTCCGGGGTCGGCAAGGCCGTCGGCGAGGTCGCCGGAGGTCTGCTGCCCAAGGGGTCGGTGCTGGCTGCAGTGGCTCTCTACTGCGTGGGCATGGCCGCCTTCACGATGGTCATGGGGAATGCCTTCGCCGCTTTCCCGGTGATGACCGCAGCCATCGGGTGGCCGCTGCTGGTGCAGCACTACCAGGGTGATCCGACGGTGATCTTCGCGGTGGGCATGCTGGCCGGTTTCTGCGGAACCCTCGCGACCCCGATGGCCGCCAATTTCAATCTCGTCCCAGCGGCCTTGTTGGAGATGAAGGACCAGTACGGCCCGATCAAGGCCCAGCTCCCCACCGCTGTCGCCTTGTTGGCCTGCAATATCGGGATCATCACCGTCTTCGCCTTCTGACCCTGCCCCGCCACGGTCCGACTCCCTTCTGCCAAGGAGCTCCCTCATGATGACCGATCGACTCCGGCGCCAGGCCGCACCTTGGGCTGCCATCGCCTGCGACGTCCTGGAGACGCCTTTCCCCTATGCTGCCGCGCACCTGGCTGACGGCCCCGAGGACTGTGAGGTGACGCCGTGGCGGTTGCATCCTGCCTTCCACGGCTCGCTGGACTGGCACAGTTCGGCGCACATGCAGTGGTCCTTGGTGACCTTGTTGACCGTCGCACCGGCCTGCCTCGACGACGACCTCACCGACCGGGTGGTGCGCCTGTTGAACGGCCGGTTGTCCAGCTCGGCGTTGGCCGCCGAGGCGGACTATCTCCTCGCCCGCCCCAATTTTGAGCGCCCCTACGGGTGGGCGTGGGCGGCGATGCTCTGCGCAGCTCTCCACCGCTGCCCTCGTCCGGAGTCGGCAGCCTGGTCGGCCGCGGCACATCCGCTGGCTGTGGCGATCGGCGAGCTGGTGCCGAGCTGGCTGGACAGGCAGGTCTTCCCGGTACGGCACGGGGTGCACAGCAATACCGCTTTCGCCTTGTCCTTGTTGCACCGGGCGTACACCGGTCTGGAAGACACCGGCACGGTAGCAGTGGTGCGTCAGGGCATCCTCGACTGGTACGACGCGGACGACGACCTCGACACCCGTTTCGAGCCCAGCGGGCAGGATTTCCTCTCCCCGGCCTTGTCCGAGGCCGAATGCCTGTTGGGGATTCTGCCCGAGGAGCAGCGGGCTGATCGTCTGGCCCGGTTGTTGCCCGGGTTGGGTGCTGGCCGGCACGCCCATCTCCTGGAGGTACCGCCGGTGCTCGACGGGACCGACGGCCATCTGGCCCATCTGTACGGGCTGGCCTTGTCCCGATCGTGGCAGTTGCGGACGCTGGTCGAGTGGCTGCCCGAGCAAGCGGCGGCCGACGTCCAGGCGGGGGCTCGTCGTCAGGTGGAGGCGGTGATTCCGGTGATGACCGGAGGACATTTCATGGCGACCCACTGGCTGGTCTCCTTCGCACTGTTGGGCGAGCTGGCCGACGACACCGACCAAGGACGAACAATGACCACTCCTCGACGCCGCCGAACAAGGACCATCGGCCCTAACCGAATATGCCCGAGATGAGATAATCGCGCTACTACTAGCGATTTCGCCTGTAGTGACCTGTCACGAGCGAAGTCGGCGAGATTCCGACACTGTCCCGCAACGGTGATACCTCCTGGTAGAGGGTAAGTCCGGTCGCCTCGTGGCAGGGACGACCGTGTCAAGCCCTCGAAGGAAGGGCCGGTCCGCTTACCTCATCGCAGGTATACAGACGACACTCCTTCGTGGGCCCACCGAAGGAGTGGCCCATGCCCGCCCCGCTGTTCTTCCGCCGTACCACCACTGTTGCCGCGGTCGCGGTGACCGCGCTGCTCCCCACATCCTGCAGCCTCTCCACCGACCACCGCGCCACCGGCTCACCCGGCCAGGACCGCGGCTGCATCACCGATTTCGACCCGGAGAAGGACTACTACCCGGACAAGGTCGTCTTCGAGGACGCCACCAACGTGAAGGTGCAGTACAAGAAATCCCACAAGATCGTCACTGTCGCCCAGCCAGCGCCAGGAGCTCCGCCGCAAACCTATGTCCTGGTCCGTTGCGGAGCACCAGCCCCAGAGCTGACCGGCGACCTGGCAGGAGCTCGCAAGTTCTCCATTCCGGCGAAGAGAGTCGCCGCAGCTTCCACCACCCAGGTGCCCGCCTACGATCTCCTCGGCAAAGTCGATGCACTCGTCGGTGTCGGTTCCGCAGACAAGTTGGCCCCTGGCACCGTCAAAGAGGCCGTTGATGCCGGACGCATCAAAGGCTTCAAACAGGACGGCGTCGATATCAGCGCTGAACAGGTCGTCTCATTGAAACCTGATCTGTACGTCACCTCTGGCACCAGTAAGTCCAGCGACGTCAAACTAGCTGAACTCGGCGTCCCCGTCGTCGCAAATGCCGAATGGCTCGAAAAAACTGCCCTCGGACGTGCTGAATGGACGAAGTTCACCGCGCTCTTCCTCGACGAGGAGAAGAAAGCCACTGAGGTCTATGCCAAGATCCGAGCCGACTACCAAGCCGTTGCTGAAAAGGCGAAATCTGTCGCCTCACGCCCCACGGTCCTTCTGGGCTCAATGTCGAGAGGAACCTGGTACGCCACCGCGGCGGACAGCTATGTCGCCAACGAGATCAAGGACGCAGGGGGCGACTACATCCTCCAAGAGGTAGCCGGAACCGGTAGTAAACCACTAGATCTCGAGGTAGTTCTCGGCAAAGGATCGCAAGCCCAGTTCTGGCTGGGTGCCACGCATTCCTCCCCGTGGAAGAGCCTGGCCGAACCGGTCAAGGACGATGCTCGCCTCGGCAACCTCGAAGCCGTCAAGAATGGCCGTGTCTGGACTTTCACCAAGCGGATGACGCCCGGCGGCGGCAACGACTACTGGCAATCCGGCGTGGTTCGTCCTGACCGTGTGCTCGCCGATCTGGTCGCCATCTTGCACCCCGAGCTGATGCCCGGACATGAATTCACCTACTACGAGCAAGTCCCCAAAGCATGAGCCAGAGCATCGCCGAAAGCATGAAGGACGTGAGCGACACCGAATACCCAGACCGCAGCGACCTGTCAGACGGCACCAGCCCTGCACACGACCGACCCCTGTATTTCGGGCTGTGGTGGCGGTTCACCGCACTACTCACCCTACTCGTGGTCGCAGCATTGGCCGGGATGGCACTGGGGGCACTACGTATCCCCCTGGGAGATCTAGTGAGCGCCCTAGCTGGCTCCCGCGACGATCTGGTGACCTCGACGGTGCTCTTTGACATTCGTATCCCCCGGACCATCACCGCGATCCTGGTCGGCGCGGCCCTGGGAGTCACCGGCCTGCAGATGCAAACGCTCTTCCGTAACCCTTTAGCCGATCCCTACGTCCTCGGGGTCTCCTCTGGAGCAGGCCTCGGAGTCGCCTTCGTGGTCCTTCTCGCAGGGACCTCACGGTACGCAGCTTCACTGACCTCAGGTCTCGGCCTGACCGGCGACATGGGACTGATCATGGCGTCCTCCGCCGGATCCGCAACCGTCATGCTGATCGTCCTGACAGTCGGGCGTTTCCTCCACTCATCAAACACCCTGCTGCTCCTCGGGGTGATGATCGGCTACCTGGTCTCTGCCTGCGTCACCGTGCTCCTAGCCGGAGCCACCCCAGAACTAGTAGCCCAGTATGTACGCTGGGGATTCGGCAGCTACCACGGGGTGACCTGGCAAAATCTCACCGTTCTCGGCCCTGTACTACTCGCCGGGATCCTTGCCACTTTCCTCCTAGCGAAATGGCTCAACGCGCTTCTCCTAGGCGACCGTTACGCCCAAACGATGGGTATGAACCTGCACGTGGTACGCGGGTGCATCGTGCTCAGCAGCGCAGTGCTCGCCGGATGCGCCACAGCTTTCTGTGGCCCCATCGGCTTTCTCGGCATCGCCATCCCCCACCTGGCCCGAGGGTTCTTCAGCAGCTCAGACCACCAAGTTCTTCTGCCCGGATGTGCGTTGATCGGCGGATCTCTGGCGTTGACCGCCGATATTGCCGCCGGACTTCCCGGTGACGGGGTACTGCCACTCAACGCGGTCAACGCCGCATTCGGAGCACCCGTCGTGATCTACATCCTGCTCCGCCGACAGCGAGGAGCCGACACATGACCGAGCTCGCTCCACCTCTCCTCGAGCTCAAGGGGTTGACCGTCGGTTACAGGCTGTCCCGGTCCGATCGCAGGATCATCCTGGAAGATGTCAATGCTGCAGTTCTTCCAGGGGAACTCGTCGGACTGGTCGGGCCCAATGGCGCCGGAAAAAGCACTCTCCTCCGGTCGATATCTGGTCTTCAGCCTGTTTTCGCCGGCGCCGTCCGGCTCTGCGGAGAAGACAGTTCGGCACTTCATCGCAAGCAGATCGCGACTCGTCTGGCCGCCGTCCTCACCGACCGGTTCGACCCTGGAAGGCTCAAAGTCCGAGATGTCGTCGCGCTCGGGCGCCACCCCTACTCCTCGATCACCGGTCGACTCGATACAAGGGACCGCGCGTCCATCGCCGACAGCCTTGATGCTGTCGGCGCTGCTCACCTGGCGCATACCGATATCAGAGAGCTCTCCGACGGCCAGCGCCAACGAGTCATGGTTGCCCGTGCACTCGCACAAGAGCCCCGTATCCTTCTGCTCGACGAACCCACAGCTTTCCTGGACCCTCCCGGCAGAGTCTCCTTGTTGGAGTTGGTCCGACGGATCTGCACCGACCGACAGATCGCCGCGGTCGTCTGCACCCATGACATCGAATCGATCCTGACGTACTCAGAACGGATCTGGGTGGCCGGGCGAGACACGAAACTGGTCGTCGGTGGCCCTGAGGATCTCGCTCGTGACGGATCACTCGCACGCCCGTTCGCCACTCCAGGCGTGCGCTTCGACCTGACCACGTTGACCTTCCGCCCTGAAGTCGTTGGACGCCCGACCGCGTACGTAGACGGCTCCGGAACCGCGGCGTCCTTGACGACACGTTGTCTGCTGAGAGCCGGATACGACGTCCGTTCAGGAACTACACGGGATAACAGCGGCTTGCTCGTCTCGGTCAGCCAGGACGGCATGTCCTGGACTATCTCCCACCCGGTTCACGGCCAAACAGACCACGACAACCTGGCCGATGTGCACTCAACCGCGAGCGCTTGGAAACGTGCAGACTTCCGCGGAGGGAAACGTGTCAGCTGACTGTTTCCGCCTGGGAATCGCACCTCTTGACCCGCAACACGGTCACACGGAAGAGAACCTGCACCACCTCGGAGACGCGGTTCATTCTGCCGCCGACCAAGGCGCTCAATTGAGCGTCGCACCTGAGCCAGCCAGCAGCAGTTACGGTTTTGCCGGGCAGCCAGAAGCCGCGTCCTGCTCCGAGCCATGGGGGAAAATAGGTCTCCTGATCTGTGCCGACGCCTACTATTCCAGTGCTCCTCGTGCGCTCGCCCTACGGGGAGCCCCAGCCCGAACAGAGTCGGACACGGAGGCCCACCCCATCGGAGGCCCACCCCATCGGAGCAACATCCGGCTGGCTTACGACCACGTGGACCGGGAGGCAATGTGCCGATCCGTTCTCTGACGCTGTGGCCGACGGCAGCCTGCGACCTCGACTGTCTCTACTGCTATCGAGGAATCCGTCGTGGTGTGATGTCCGAGGAGACTGCCCTGGCTGCCGTCGAGCTCGCTGCGGCTTCCGGAGACCCCTTCCACATCCAGTTCGCCGGGGGCGAGCCGCTGTTGCGTCCCGAACTCATCGACCTGGTCTGTCGACATGTCGCCGAGAACGGTCTACCTGCCAGGGTCGACGTCCAGACCAATGCGACCCGCATCGAT
It contains:
- a CDS encoding DUF2891 family protein, whose protein sequence is MMTDRLRRQAAPWAAIACDVLETPFPYAAAHLADGPEDCEVTPWRLHPAFHGSLDWHSSAHMQWSLVTLLTVAPACLDDDLTDRVVRLLNGRLSSSALAAEADYLLARPNFERPYGWAWAAMLCAALHRCPRPESAAWSAAAHPLAVAIGELVPSWLDRQVFPVRHGVHSNTAFALSLLHRAYTGLEDTGTVAVVRQGILDWYDADDDLDTRFEPSGQDFLSPALSEAECLLGILPEEQRADRLARLLPGLGAGRHAHLLEVPPVLDGTDGHLAHLYGLALSRSWQLRTLVEWLPEQAAADVQAGARRQVEAVIPVMTGGHFMATHWLVSFALLGELADDTDQGRTMTTPRRRRTRTIGPNRICPR
- a CDS encoding ABC transporter ATP-binding protein — encoded protein: MTELAPPLLELKGLTVGYRLSRSDRRIILEDVNAAVLPGELVGLVGPNGAGKSTLLRSISGLQPVFAGAVRLCGEDSSALHRKQIATRLAAVLTDRFDPGRLKVRDVVALGRHPYSSITGRLDTRDRASIADSLDAVGAAHLAHTDIRELSDGQRQRVMVARALAQEPRILLLDEPTAFLDPPGRVSLLELVRRICTDRQIAAVVCTHDIESILTYSERIWVAGRDTKLVVGGPEDLARDGSLARPFATPGVRFDLTTLTFRPEVVGRPTAYVDGSGTAASLTTRCLLRAGYDVRSGTTRDNSGLLVSVSQDGMSWTISHPVHGQTDHDNLADVHSTASAWKRADFRGGKRVS
- a CDS encoding ABC transporter substrate-binding protein; the protein is MPAPLFFRRTTTVAAVAVTALLPTSCSLSTDHRATGSPGQDRGCITDFDPEKDYYPDKVVFEDATNVKVQYKKSHKIVTVAQPAPGAPPQTYVLVRCGAPAPELTGDLAGARKFSIPAKRVAAASTTQVPAYDLLGKVDALVGVGSADKLAPGTVKEAVDAGRIKGFKQDGVDISAEQVVSLKPDLYVTSGTSKSSDVKLAELGVPVVANAEWLEKTALGRAEWTKFTALFLDEEKKATEVYAKIRADYQAVAEKAKSVASRPTVLLGSMSRGTWYATAADSYVANEIKDAGGDYILQEVAGTGSKPLDLEVVLGKGSQAQFWLGATHSSPWKSLAEPVKDDARLGNLEAVKNGRVWTFTKRMTPGGGNDYWQSGVVRPDRVLADLVAILHPELMPGHEFTYYEQVPKA
- a CDS encoding LamB/YcsF family protein, whose translation is MRIDLNADVGESFSRWSLGDDAELAPVLSSMNVACGFHAGDPFVMTRTIRLAAEHGLTVGAHVSYRDLAGFGRRFVDVEPEELSAEIRYQIGALQAVAAAEGVRVAYCKPHGALYNTIAHHRGQAQAVVDALRGLADAGTPLILLGLPGSLAGELADRAGLPTATEAFCDRAYTPEGTLVPRKDPRAVLRNPTVVAARAVRMVTSGVVDAVDGSTVRLHPDSLCVHGDSPGAVDLARAVRAALDNAGIQVTSFAGSTS
- a CDS encoding DUF969 domain-containing protein; the encoded protein is MWVLLAVVVVVVGFALRINSLLVVTVAGIVAGLLGRLSPMQILDTFGQGFASSRSVTVFVVTLPVIGLIERYGLQFQARALIGRLTKLSVGRLLMLYMLIRQITAAMGLVSIGGPAQSVRPLLYPMAEGAAEREHPRLTERMREKIKAFSASSDTVGLFFGEDIFIAIGSLLLITGFVDSTYGLSLEPIDLAKWAVPTGIAAFLIHGGRLLWLDRTLRRMSAEENEPRPAGAEAAATAAPEVIR
- a CDS encoding FecCD family ABC transporter permease, which codes for MSQSIAESMKDVSDTEYPDRSDLSDGTSPAHDRPLYFGLWWRFTALLTLLVVAALAGMALGALRIPLGDLVSALAGSRDDLVTSTVLFDIRIPRTITAILVGAALGVTGLQMQTLFRNPLADPYVLGVSSGAGLGVAFVVLLAGTSRYAASLTSGLGLTGDMGLIMASSAGSATVMLIVLTVGRFLHSSNTLLLLGVMIGYLVSACVTVLLAGATPELVAQYVRWGFGSYHGVTWQNLTVLGPVLLAGILATFLLAKWLNALLLGDRYAQTMGMNLHVVRGCIVLSSAVLAGCATAFCGPIGFLGIAIPHLARGFFSSSDHQVLLPGCALIGGSLALTADIAAGLPGDGVLPLNAVNAAFGAPVVIYILLRRQRGADT
- a CDS encoding DUF979 domain-containing protein — encoded protein: MIQVEWLYWLVGAFFVVLGGQAAMDHSVPRRHLSGLFWILLGLGFWYSTFVVAKTAPAWVLGVIVISMAVLAGMGLPHKGADNSTTDEERKVFARRFGNKLFLPALTIPFVTAIFATVLIDTRIGGRLLLEKGSATIIGLTIASLAALAVAAVLLRPKSPAVPLHEGRRLLGHIGWTAVLPQMLATLGVLFQVSGVGKAVGEVAGGLLPKGSVLAAVALYCVGMAAFTMVMGNAFAAFPVMTAAIGWPLLVQHYQGDPTVIFAVGMLAGFCGTLATPMAANFNLVPAALLEMKDQYGPIKAQLPTAVALLACNIGIITVFAF